Part of the Candidatus Limnocylindrales bacterium genome is shown below.
AGGCCGAGGTTGAGCACCGTGTCCATCATGCCGGGCATCGACGCGCGCGCGCCGGAGCGCACCGAGACGAGCAGCGGGTTCGCCGCGTCGCCGAACTTCTTGCCCATCGCCTTCTCGAGGCGCGCGAGCGCGGCGTCGACCTGAGCCGAGAGCTCCTTCGGATACTTGCCGGTCTTCGCATCGTAGGCTGCGCAGACTTCGGTCGTGATCGTGAAGCCCGGCGGCACCGGAAGACCGATGCCGGCCATCTCGGCGAGGTTCGCACCCTTGCCGCCGAGAAGGTTCTTCATCGACGCGTCGCCTTCGGAGCCCTTGTCGCCGAAGAAATAGACGAGCTTTCCAGGCGTGGCCGACTTTGCCACGGCCTTCGGCTTTGCGGCCGCCGGCCTGGAAGGCGTCGCGCTCTTCGTTGCAGGCTTTGCTGCCTTGGTGGAAATCTTTGTTGCGGTGCTGTTCTTGGTGCTCATGGCGAAACGCTTCCTTGCTGCTGAATCGGTCTCGGGCTTTAGAAATGCGGCGACTGCCGCGGCGATCACGCGCCGGGCGTCAGTGATCCGCGAAATACGGGCGGTGCGACTTTCCTGCGTACGATGTCGAAGAGGTCGTCGATCCTGACGCGCTCCTGCTCCATCGTGTCGCGATCGCGAAGAGTGACCGTGCCGTCCTTCATCGTGTCGTAGTCGACGGTCACGCCGAGCGGCGTGCCGACCTCGTCCTGACGCCGGTAGCGGCGGCCGATCGATCCGGCCTGGTCGTACGCGACGGCAAAATACGGGCGCAGCATCTCGACGATCTCGTGCGCCTTCGCATCCATGCCGTCCTTTTTCATGAGCGGCATCACCGCAACCTTGACGGGCGCGAGCGACGGGTGAAGGCGCAGCACCGTGCGGCGATCGTTTTCGGGCCCGTCCTCGTCGTACGAGTCGACGAGGAACGCGAGCGTGCCGCGATCGGCGCCGGCCGACGGCTCGATCACGTACGGCACGTACCTCTCCTTCGTCTGGTCGTCGAAGAACGAAAGGTCCTTGCCGGAGAATTCGATGTGCTGCTTCAGGTCGAAGTCGGTGCGGTTGGCGATGCCTTCGAGCTCCTGCCAGCCGATCGGGAATTCGTACTCGACGTCGGCGCAGCCTTTCGCATAGTGCGCGAGCTCGTCGCTCGCGTGATCGCGAAGGCGAAGCCGATCGGGACGGATGCCGTAGTCGATGTACCACTGCAGGCGGCGCTTCTTCCAGAAGTCGTACCAGCCGTCGTCGCTGCCGGGCGG
Proteins encoded:
- a CDS encoding glycine--tRNA ligase, with the translated sequence MPESVVTMEKIVNLCKRRGFVFQSSEIYGGLGSCYDYGPLGVELKRNVKEAWWRDTVTTRPDVVGLDCSILMHPRTWEASGHIANFSDPMVDCKLCKGRFRADHIDQIRCPKQPSKKPGQCDGELTEPRSFNLMFKTHMGPVEDSGAVVYLRPETAQGIFVNFVNVVNSTRQRPPFGIGQMGKSFRNEITPGNFLFRTREFEQMELEFFVPPGSDDGWYDFWKKRRLQWYIDYGIRPDRLRLRDHASDELAHYAKGCADVEYEFPIGWQELEGIANRTDFDLKQHIEFSGKDLSFFDDQTKERYVPYVIEPSAGADRGTLAFLVDSYDEDGPENDRRTVLRLHPSLAPVKVAVMPLMKKDGMDAKAHEIVEMLRPYFAVAYDQAGSIGRRYRRQDEVGTPLGVTVDYDTMKDGTVTLRDRDTMEQERVRIDDLFDIVRRKVAPPVFRGSLTPGA